A single window of Anomaloglossus baeobatrachus isolate aAnoBae1 chromosome 9, aAnoBae1.hap1, whole genome shotgun sequence DNA harbors:
- the ZDHHC12 gene encoding palmitoyltransferase ZDHHC12 encodes MLRRLWGSGCGIRTLHSLLTVAVTLVLLLHDTDPSSPEDVWSRLQPLGFVLLVTCCTGLYYGVSLMDPGYILTDCDEKYHPITEDDRQELTAQTPGALRMRRCGYCLLKQPMRARHCKSCQRCVRRYDHHCPWIENCVGEKNHRVFILYLALQLLVLLWAVRIAWSGFHSAGIWSEWLRTNLFLLAALAVVGVFTAVVALLLVSHMYLISCNITTWEFMSHHRIAYLKQRDSDTSPFDRGLIRNLWSFFCSCGHVVWEGVYFRDAINTV; translated from the exons ATGTTGCGCAGGCTGTGGGGCTCCGGGTGCGGGATCAGGACGCTGCACTCGCTGCTGACGGTCGCGGTGACCCTGGTGCTGCTCCTGCACGACACCG ACCCCTCTTCCCCAGAGGATGTGTGGAGCCGTCTGCAGCCGCTGGGGTTCGTGCTCCTGGTCACATGCTGCACGGGGCTGTATTATGGGGTGTCGCTCATGGACCCGGGCTATATACTCACAGACTGTGACGAgaag TATCATCCAATCACAGAGGACGACCGGCAGGAGCTGACGGCGCAGACCCCCGGAGCGCTGCGCATGAGACGCTGTGGATATTGTCTGCTAAAG CAACCGATGAGGGCTCGACACTGCAAATCCTGCCAGCGGTGCGTGCGGAGGTACGACCACCACTGCCCATGGATCGAGAACTGTGTGGGAGAAAAGAACCATCGCGTCTTCATCTTGTACTTGGCTCTTCAGCTGCTGGTGTTACTCTGGGCCGTCCGCATCGCATG GTCCGGTTTTCACTCTGCAGGGATCTGGAGCGAGTGGCTGCGCACCAACCTCTTCTTGCTGGCGGCGTTGGCTGTGGTCGGGGTCTTCACCGCGGTGGTGGCGCTGCTGCTCGTCAGCCACATGTACCTCATCTCCTGCAACATCACCACCTGGGAGTTCATGTCCCACCACCGCATCGCCTACCTGAAGCAGCGCGACTCCGACACCAGCCCCTTCGACAGGGGCCTGATCCGAAACCTGTGGAGCTTCTTCTGCAGCTGCGGCCACGTGGTCTGGGAAGGGGTTTATTTCAGAGACGCTATTAACACTGTGTGA